The genomic region TTCATGTACCCATGTTCATGTCAAGATTCAGAAATCATGTTTTCAGTTATTTTCATGTTCGGGAGTTGTATtaataccgagaaggctcagatagcctgaaactacgtatgccaacgtaggataaggatcgctccgcccagttaggacgattccttcatatttttcccattgagggattttggatccattcatgtcatgttcatgtctcgtGCCCCGGCAAGGTAcgagatggcttagctgatcgggcagagatcagactcCACGTTTCTCCCCGTGGTGGTTCATGTCGGTATTACAGCTTATTACAGATTATTTCATGCTTACAGTACTCATGTTTACGTTCAGTTTCGTTTCAACTTCATGTTTAtatactcatgctcatgttcatgtccaagtttcagtttcagttcttatcatgttatttcatgacccatgttatttcatCCAGTTgcttacataccagtacattcaatgtgctgacgtccccttttattgccttgggggcctgcatttcacgatgcgagtAACCGACGTACGAGTGACAACGCACCTTTCGTAGGACAACTCTCATATCAGCTTTGGGTGAGCCCCATTCTCTTCGGGGTTTAGTTAGTTGTTTACCTTATGTCATTGATGCATTAagggtatgctgggggccttgtcccagcaagtatatTTTATGTTCAGACTCaggttagaggtttcatagactagacaagtcagttatgtcatgtcagacatttggagtcgtatagccattttggctcactcatgtttaaacaagtattttattaagtattatgacctaccatgttttataaaggctcattatgcattcatgttatattccgctTATGTTAGGTATCATGATGGTTACAAATgtgcaccgagtgccgtgttacgtccgtACCATGGTTCGGGCGTGCCCGAACCGAGctccgcctatgaaaaacatactcattatatatcatacaaactcctacgaaagtttcaaagaattccgagcttttctgagaaagttatgagcgtttgtagtttttgaatcgctaatgaataagttctttaaaaaaaaatcagcttttaagtAGCCTTTGCAAATTATTAATTCCAAGGATATGAGGATCAacgttatggcatattagcacaaggaTACCAAGGAAACAAGTATGAATCATACACAAGCCTTGGATCAGAATAGTTTCTCGAGTTCGAATCATagcctaatttaactaagacatgccaaaaggaaggttactttacatacctcaaacgctcctccaaaatgacccaaactcaagctaatccaatctatgattcgggctgcccgcgatctataaacaagccataaaatgccaaacattagctaatgccTTTTTAGgccttattttccaaattcgcCCTTACTTTACAAAAATTCTGGCAAGATTTCCGTAACagctaccccgagaattcaactcgccaaaacaatcaacaacaacaacaataaccaacctagcaacatcaacaaccaattcggaaagcaatacaacaacaatagcttttcttttccattattcaacaacttacataaattaaTTCAACtagcttacattcaagccacaTTATCGCTTATATACTCACATACCAACCCGAacccaaaccaacaacatttcaagacattctaagcaattatacaacatttccaataatccattttttttctccaagtcgTCGAAAAAATTTCAACCGAGAcaaatttccttttaattttttcttcatttccaaatcatggtttgtatccacaatttacattctTAGCAATggtattctcatcaatatacaattacattaaatgtacaacaaCCTCCAAAATCAGTCCCGCAACATTTAcgacatcaatttgagtcaataaactttcatttccaacatagaattcataccGACGACGACTAAAGCAATAAGTTTATATTCGTTTGatctttgtcatataacaatgtgacccatttcgatcaacactacacaaatacatatatggatgattctcaattgtTCCACTCTACAATGATCAAGTAatcaactaactaggcattaattcataatttcaatcgCAACACAACACCCATCACACGCCCAACCCTCATACATATGGCATCCACTTCAACATTCtttatttccatgattttcaacCATTATAAGATACTGCTACAACACGAATATagccttcataacacaaaacaagatcaaaccttaccttttttcttcaacttccaataggttgtggtttccaaaagatgaaaaaacaATGGactgatcgctccaacgatgcttccacgctacttagggacctcaatataataggttttcatcatcaaaataatttttgaggaCAAGAAAACGGGGCGGTTTTTCCTagggctggccgagagccttcaaACCGGAgggtcttcaacttcttgttttattttctaagCGTGGGAATGTGAaatgagagaaagatgactatggtcatcttttaagtcccCTTAAAATATCTCcattgtcccttggcccacacaatgtgTTGTTCCACTCAAAAGACAGACACAAAGGCGTTGGCACCACAATCCACTACGCACTCGCCACATGGAATCTGCTACACGATTTTCCacttccaatttttatcacttttcatcccaaattttcctaattgctccataccaataaattcacgcacaacttatatcttaaaataaaatcgaaggtcaaaatcccgacttccatcccgaaataattttgtccttaacttaccataattaagtccggattgttccaatgtacaaaaatacgggttctaacaaagGGCCAATAAATTCACACATTTTTTGCTTGAGAGCCCCTAGAAAGAAGGATCCTATTTTTGGTGAACGATTGgttttgtttctttaatattttagtatTTGCATGAGTTTGCATCGATTCGATTCTTTTTAATTGATTGTGTCTActagattaaaaataaaaaaaatatttaaaaaaaaaaccatcgAAGTTGAATTTTCTATAGTGTGatttttgtgttagaaaatatagttaagtgactttggGGAAAAAAAGCCGATAACATGTTGATTTCAGGTTAAAACATACAATCGACTATGACTTTGATGAAAAAAGGTGATGGGTAAgtggccattcatgaaatttACCCATCAAAGAGCAACTTCACAGATATCACATCTCCTCTACAAAACATCAGAAGACCATATGCACATTTGGATGATAGTTAAAGTTTGGGATGTTCTTTAGCCCTTTAAGCAGCCCGGTAAGGTATTCCATGCCAAGGACGAAAAGGAAAGGGGATATGGGATCCCCTTGCCTTAGTCCTTTCCTGGCTGGAAAAGGAGTTGTAGGTTTTCCATTGATGATGATGGAATAGGTGACagttctaaaacaagtcatgacCGTTAAGGAAAAGTAAGATTGTAAAGGATTTGCTCTAAGAAAGGTCACTCAATAGAGTGGTGGTAAGCTTTTTGCATATCTTGTTAAGCATACACCTCGGGACACCCTTTTCCTCCCATAACCCTTATCAAGTTCACGACATAGGATTATATTATCACTGATAATCCTACCAGGATCAAACTCATATTGGCTACCATCAATTAGCATATCCATAACCCCCTGAAGCCTCTTTGTAAGGATTTTAGGAATAAGCTTGTAAATCACATTACAACAGGAGATGGGTCCGAACTATTTGACATTAGAGATAAATTGACATATTTGTTAAGAATTTCAATTAAACTCTTCTTAAGAATTATCAAGTACATCAATCATCTTTAGCGGTCTGTTCTGCATATCTTCATTTTTACTACTACTGTTctacttcttttatttttttattttgttattttcagatacacacacacacaacacaaatCTTAGTGTGGATTTCATatagtaaaagaaaaaggggacaCGCAATCTTGGACATCCGAAACTAAAATATCGCTAAAAAAGTATACAATccatggctattccataacaAAAGTTTATGTCTCAAGCTTACATTTTctctcaaaagaaaagaaggattaGAAGAATAAGAAGTAGAGATCAACTAGAAAACTTGAGAGGATGACATTCTAGAAAACTATAAAACATTCCTGCAGCTCACTCCAGTCGTAGTCGCATTCCTCTGGCGAGATCAAGCTTTCCTCATAGGTAATATATTCTGTTTCTCCTTCAACGAGAATGTCTCTCATATTATCATTTTTAGGATTGTATACAACTACTCTTTTGGGATGACCGTCTATTATCAAAGCTATTTCTCCGGTCTCCATCACGGAAAAGGGTACTGCATCTTCAGAAGAAGGATTTATTTCTAAGTTCCTTATGAAAAATAAGGATGTCCATGATTCTTTTACTCCATATTCCTTCATGACCAATATCTCAACGCCCTTATCATCCTGCAAACGAGTCATACAAAGGCATTCATTTAATACTCCTAAACCAGCTATAACGTTCTCTTCTTGATCAGATTTTGGCTCAGGGACCGGAAACATGTGAAACTTTTCAGAGATGGGATCAAAATAAGTTAATTTTCTAGGACAACATAATGGCCCCCAAATACTCTCGTGAAGTTCATTGTTTCCATCTTTGTTATCATCTTCGTCACTTGCCCAATAGTGAAGTCGTCCATGCAACGTAATCACACGAAGCATTGAGTGGATATCATAAGGGAATTTGAGTTTCCTCCATTGTTTGTCTACAAGACTAGCAATTTTAACAAGCTGACGACCTGGGGTCCGATAGCGCATAATCAGCACAATCTTGTAAGCATTCTTGGAGGAGTCGAAACAAAGTCCCCCATGTGTAATATAGTCACCTGGCAAGTCGTCAAGCTCGAGCACCTTGGTGCATAATCGAGTGGCAGGATTCCACAAGTAAATGTGTTCGTTTACATTAAATAGTATAAGACCACGACAAGAACCCAAAATCTTACAACTTTGTTCATAAATCTCATCATCGTCACATAAGGGATAATTGAGTTCTTCCAAAGTGAGTTGTTGGTTTACGAATTTGAAGGAAGGTCTCTGTATTGC from Lycium ferocissimum isolate CSIRO_LF1 unplaced genomic scaffold, AGI_CSIRO_Lferr_CH_V1 ctg13504, whole genome shotgun sequence harbors:
- the LOC132042128 gene encoding F-box/kelch-repeat protein At3g23880-like — protein: MADLPNEITMIILSKLPVKSLLRFKCVSKSWFCLISCPNLKLSNQGRQGAIVMRSTRAAIQRPSFKFVNQQLTLEELNYPLCDDDEIYEQSCKILGSCRGLILFNVNEHIYLWNPATRLCTKVLELDDLPGDYITHGGLCFDSSKNAYKIVLIMRYRTPGRQLVKIASLVDKQWRKLKFPYDIHSMLRVITLHGRLHYWASDEDDNKDGNNELHESIWGPLCCPRKLTYFDPISEKFHMFPVPEPKSDQEENVIAGLGVLNECLCMTRLQDDKGVEILVMKEYGVKESWTSLFFIRNLEINPSSEDAVPFSVMETGEIALIIDGHPKRVVVYNPKNDNMRDILVEGETEYITYEESLISPEECDYDWSELQECFIVF